A region of the Desulfuribacillus alkaliarsenatis genome:
AGACCATTAGAAGAAGTGTTAGGAACTATAGAAAACCTCAAAGATGTCCAATCCGTCTCCCAGCCTGGATCGTCCCAGGTAATGATAGAGTTTAATTGGGGGACGGACATGGATTTTGCCGTTTTAGATATTCGTGAGCGGGTTGATATGGTAAAGGCCATGCTGCCTGAAGATGCTAATGACCCGATGGTATTAAAGCTTGATATTGGAGCTATGCCAATTCAGATGATAGGCTTAAGCGGCGGACATGATATTGTACAGCTTAAGGAAGTTGCTGAAGATGTTATTAAGCCACGCCTTGAGCGTGTTCCAGGGGTCGCATCTGTCGGTATTACAGGTGGGAAAAGCCGTGAAATCCAGGTTGTTGTAGACCCAGAGCGCTTAAATGCTTACGGACTTACCCTAAGTCAGGTGTCGCAGACTCTGATGTCAGAGAATATAACCCTGCCTGGGGGCGATATCGAAAAGGGCACCAGGGAATTATACGTCCGTATGGATGGCGAATTTAAGTCATCTCAGGATATTTCTGAAGTCATCTTTCATTTAGCTAATGGCAGTCAGATTAAGCTGAAAGATTTCGCAGAGGTTAAAGATGGTTTTCGTGAAACGAAACAAGTTACACGTATGAATGGAATAGCAAGTATTGAAATTAACATTTTCAAGCAGACTGACGCTAATACTGTGCAAGTTTCCAACCAGGTAACGAGGGCATTAGAGCAGCTTATTAATAGCGGTCAGCTTCCTAGTAATATGGAAATGACACCAGTATTTGACCAAGCGATGTTTATTCAAGGGACAATTGATACGGTAATTCGAAATATCATCATCGGGGGTGTTATTGCCCTATTTGTACTGTATCTGTTCTTGAGAAATTTCCGCAGCACACTTGTTATTAGTTTGGCGATGCCATTTGCGATTATTGCTACATTCACAATGCTTTACTTCGCTGGGCAGACGCTAAATATGATGACACTAGGTGGATTAGCACTCGGTGTCGGAATGATGGTTGATAGTGCGATAGTTGTTTTGGAAAATATTTATCGACATAGACAACTGGGCAAAGGAAATATTGAAGCAGCTAAAGTTGGAGCCAGTGAAGTTGGCCTTGCAGTACTGGCAGCTTCTTTTACGACAATTGCAGTATTTTTACCAATCGTATTCGTCGATGGAATGGCTGCGCAGTTTTTCCAAGCATTAGGGCTGACAGTTTCTATTTCAATTTTTGCATCATTGATGGTTGCTTTAACTTTAATTCCTATGCTAGCATCAAGATTATTGAAGGTTGAATCAGAACAGAAAAGCAGAAAAATTATCGATGCCTTTGGCAATCTAATTGAATTGTTGACTATTAAGTATAAAGGATTACTTCGTTGGGCGTTATCCCGTCGTAAGACTGTTGTTTTTGCAACACTTATTCTATTAATAGCTAGTATGGTTTTAGTACCTTTCGTTGGTACGGAGTTTATCCCTGTGATGGATATGGGCGAAATGACCGTTGATATTACGATGCCTAAGGGAACTATTGTAGATGAGACTGAACGTATAACGAATATGATTGAAGAGTATGTATATGGAATTCCAGAGCTCGACACGGTGTTTACGACCATAGGTGCTAGTGGTGGCATGGATTTTAGCGGTGCTACAGTAACAGAACGGGCCAATCTATTTGTCAAATTAGTTCCTTTACATGAGCGAGTTCGCAGTACTTCAGAGGTAGTTGAAGAGCTACGGGCGCAAGTTAACGCCTTAGACATTCCAGATGCTGAGATTCGTATTAGAGAAGCAGATGCCATGGGTGATATGGGCGCACCACTGCAAATCCGTGTTCAGGGTGATGATCTAGATATATTACAAGAGATTGCCTATGTAGTTACTGAAGAAGTCAAGCTGGTAGATGGAACCCGTGAAGTCAAGCATAATATGGAAGAAGGTAGACCAGAGCTGCTAATGACCTTTGATAGGGAGCGACTAGCACGCTACGGAATTAGTAATAACCAGATTATGACAACGGTTCGTACAGCATTCCAAGGACAGGTGGCAACACGGTTGAAGCTTGCTGGTGAAGAAATTGATGTGCGGGTTATTTATCCAGAGCAGCAACGACAGACTATAACGGACTTAGAGCAGCTAAGTATCCGCTCACAGATTGGTATTGAAGTGCCATTATATGAGTTAGTAAGTATTGAAGAAGTAACGGGTCCTTCTCAAATATACCGTCAAAGCCAGGTGCGTCAGATTACAGTTGAGTCAGGTATCCATGGACGTGACCTTGGAAGTGTAATGAATGATATTAGAGATCAACTAGACCAGCTAGCGATTCCAGAAGGTTATCATATTATATATGGTGGCCAGAGCGAAGAAATGATGTCGGCATTTGCTGACCTATTGTTAGCTTTGATTTTAGCGATTATTCTCGTGTATATCATTATGGCAGCGCAGTTTGAGGCATTTACCTATCCGTTTATTATCATGTTCTCTTTACCAGCTACCTTTATTGGTGTGGTTGTTGGACTGTTTGTAACGGGTCGACCACTAAGTGTTACTGCCTTTATCGGTATCATTATGCTTGCAGGAATTGTTGTTAATAACGCAATTGTACTTGTTGACTATATCAATCGACTGCGTGCAGAGGGAATGGATAGAAATGAAGCGATTTTACAGGCGGGTCCTGTGCGTCTTCGTCCAATCCTTATGACGACCTTAACAACTGTATTGGCATTAATCCCACTTGCAATTGGCTGGGGTGAAGGTGCTGAAGCGCAAGCACCGATGGCGACGGTTGTAGTATTTGGTCTATCATTCTCGACTTTAATTACACTTGTTTTAATTCCTGTCGTATATACCTTGTTTGATGACTTAGAGCGCAAAGTGCGTGGATGGTTCATTAAAGAAGAAGGTGTTGTTAAATGATACAAGGCATGACAAAGAAGGAAGTTAGAGAGAAAAAACGCCGAGAGCAAATTCTTGAGGCTGCCCTTACGGTGTTTAGTGAAAATGGCTTTCATAATACTAAGGTTGAAGAAATTGCTCGAGTTGCAGGCATTGGTAAAGGGACAATTTATGAGTATTTCGAAAGCAAGGCGGACATTTTCAAATCGATGCTTTTGTCGATTATGCAAAAGTATGTAGAGGCTATTGAAGGGCAATTTGATACAAGTAAATCTTCTTGGGATAATATTATTGGCATGGTAGACGTGATTTTTAACATGCTTGAGTCGCAAACAAAGATACATCGATTAATTATGCTAGAGCATACCGTTTCCTTAGAAGAATTTACACCACTGATTTTAAAAGAACGGGCAAAAAAAATAGGTATTATCAACAAGGCGATAATACATGGGCAGCAAACTGGTGAATTTAACAGCGATTTAGAACCAACTATTGTAGCTGAGGTAATTATCAGTTCGATAGAATCAGTTGTAGGAACGCGTATGATTATGGAGCAAGAGATTGATTTACAGACAATGACAGAACAGCTACAAGCAGTTTATAGGAAAATACTAAATGCTAGCCCATAGGGTTAGCATTTTTTTCCTAATTCAAAGGGTTTATAATTCCAAAAAATCGGCACATTTACCTACAAAAAGAAATGCGTGTTATTACTGTATTTATGATAAAATGGAGTATATGATGTTTTATACTATCAGAATTTACTGTGTGCCCTATGGGTATAAAATTTAATGATGATAGTATAACGGCAACTAAGGCATTCACCTACGTCCAAAAGACTTGGCGTATGCCAAGTTTTGTTTATAGAAACAAGAAATTAGTTTTGATATTTTCGGAGGTTTTAGATAGATGTTCATCAGTCGTCACGCTCGCATAATAACTACATTAATTATGATTATGATGGTGGTTGCTATTCCTTTGGAGGCTAGCCATCAGTCTCTTGCTGACTACAAAAGCTTAAACACAGCTGCTAGTTTTGCGAGCTCTGATGCTTATAACTACGAGGCTGAGCCAACAGAGAAGGTTCAAGATCACTGGCATGAGGTTATTGTCAAATGGAAGTACGGTACTAACCCACCATCAATACCTGGCACAAAACTAGTAACCAAAGATGCGAGTGAGCGCTTAGCAAAGCTAGCGGTGGATGAAGGTATATCTGTACAGGATGTAATAGCCTTTGCCCAGAATTTTTCTGAATTAGAATATATTCAACCGAACTATCGCTATAAGCTACATACTGCTCCTAATGATCCTGAATATGTACAGCAATGGCATCACCAGCAGATAAACATGGAGCGAGCTTGGGATATTGCAACTGGAAATGCTGATGTAGTGATAGCAGTATTAGATACTGGCGTAGATTTAGAGCATCCTGATTTAATGCCTAATTTAGTTCCAGGCTACAATATTATAAACCCTGAACAGCCACCTATTGATGATTATGGACATGGAACCCAGGTTGCTGGTGTACTTGGCGCAGTTGGGAACAATCAGCTTGATGGTACGGGGATTTTGTGGCATACACGGATTATGCCGATTAAAGTACTTGATGGCTCAGGTGAGGGTGATGATTTTACCATAGGACAAGGGATTCGTCATGCTGTCCGTAATGGCGCAGATATAATCGTATTGTCTTTAGGTGATAGACTGTACTCTAAGCACATGGAGGAGGCAGTTAAGCTAGCTGAGCAGGAGGGTGTACTGCTAATTGCGGCAACAGGTAATAATGGCTCGACGGTTAACTATCCAGCAGCATTTCCAACGGTTTTAGCTGTCGGTGCTTCAGATGCCAATGACCGTGTTCCAAGCTATAGTAATTTTGGTCCAGAGGTTGATGTTGTTGCGCCGGGGCAGGGGATTTTTACGACAACGATGCGTGGCCAAATGACATATAATAGTGGGACTTCGATGTCAGCACCGATTGTCGCTGGCATAGCAGCTCTTATATTGAAAAAACATCCTGAGATGGAGCCATGGCAGGTAAGGCAGTTAATTCGCCAGTCTGCTGTAGATATATCTGGGCAAAATGTGTGGAATCAGCGCAGTGGTTATGGACGTGTTGATGCTTATCAAGCACTAACAGTAACTCCGACAATTGATATATGGTCGCCAAACCGAACCTGGGAACAGGCTAAGGAATTTCCACAAGGAACTAATATAAACTCTGCCTTAAACGGAGTTAATGATATTGATTGGTTTTATATTGACGTAAGACATCGTGGTAAGGTGCAGGTTCCTTTCACAACAGAATATCGTGGAATCAGCATGAACTGGTACTACTATGACAAACAAGATGATCAAACTGAAGGACAGCTTGTGCCGATTATTTATTCGCCTGATCGCACCCTTGAACCAGGACGTTATTATATCCGAATTAGGGTTAATAATTGGGAAGAGATAGTCCGCTCATTACAGCAAAAAGGCGTACGTCAAAGTCAATTTGAGACTAGGCCGTTAAGATACCGTATGGAACATCGATTTGAAATTGCGGCTGATCGTTATGAGCCTAACAATACGATTAATCAAGCAGCTTTAATAGATATTTTTCAGACGGAGCGCTTTGAACAGGGGAAACCTTTCGTGTTGATTGAGGGGACGCTCCACCAGGATGGAGATTTCGATTGGTATAAGCTTGACTTGCCACATCCAGGTGAATTGTCGATAGAGGTAGTTAATAGTTATGGACGCATGGATCCAGTCTTAACAATTTCCAAAACGCTTACTACAAACATTAGGGATTACGACGTTGTCGATGACCATGCCCATGGAGCTGGAGAGTTCTGGCGAGGTGATGTCAGCGCTGGAGAATTTTATTTCATGGTAGCAGACTACCAGCTACGAAGTCATCCTATCCCTTATCAAGTAAAGGTTACCTTTAACCCTAGTTATGAAGACCGTTGGGAGCCTAACGATACGAGACTGGATGCCCCGAACATTGTTTTAAATCAAAATATCTATGCCTTCTTAGATGGTAATCAAGATCGAGACTGGTTTACGTTCTTTGTCGAAGATAACTCAAATATAAAAATTGAGCTAACAGCCCTATTACCTGATATGGTGATGGAAGAAGTAGGCTTAACGGCACGCGTATTTGAAGCAACAAGAGAAACACCTAGCTATATAAAGACGGTCGAAAATACGCGTCATTTGGTGCTTGAAGAAACATTTTCGCAGGGAGTATATTATATTCAGTTATTAAGAAGTGGCAACGAGCCGTCAGTGAGCCGTCAGGTACCATACATGCTGCAGATAAATAATTTATCCGCAGAGTCAACGCCACCGAGACTGATTATTGAAGAGCCAGTAAGAGACCAGGTTTTTAGCACGATTCTGGTACCGGTATCTGGAATATCAGACCCTGGGGCTTTAATAACAATTAATAACAGAGAAATACGGGCTGGGTTAGATGGGAGCTTTTTCACCGAATATTTATTTGAAGGTACAGGCATACAAACATTAAGGGTAAAATCGACTAATGACACTGGTAAAAGTATAGAGCGAGCAATTCAAGTTACCTATCAGCCTTCAATTATATTTTCCGATGTAATAACGCCTGAGCTGCAACAAGCAGTATATTATTTAACCGAGCGCAATATCGTGCAGGGGTTCCCAGACGGTACCTTTCGACCGAATCGTTCCTTGACTAGGGGAGAAATAGTTACACTGATACTACGTGCATTAAATGTTAATATTGATCAAGAGGCTAGTGGGTTAGCAAGCACACCATCTATTAGGGACGTGGACAGAAATCATTGGGCTTTTAATGCGATGAAGGTTGCGATAGATCGAGAACTTATTATTGGTTTTGCTGATCAATCTTTACGTCCAGATCAAACTGTTACGCGGGCTCAGCTTGCAGTGATGCTGTACCGAGCATTTGGTGAGGAATATGAGCAGGAACTAGACAAACTGCAGACATTAGAATCAAATCCAATTATTAGATATATTGATGTTCCATCAGGACATTGGGCTTATCAGGATATAAAAAAAAGTGCAACATTAGGCTACTTAATAGGTTTTCCAGGTCAAATTTTTTTGCCTGATCAAGCTGCAACAAGGCAACAGGTAGCTTTTGCATTATTTCGGTTTATTTCAGACTATAACCAATAATTGAAAACAACAAGTCAAAATTAACATTTAGCAGAAACTATAACAACTAGATAGGGAAATGGGGAGGAAAAAGAATGATAAAGCGTTATATCGCATTAGTAGTAGTACTTGTAGTAGCAACAGGATTGTTAGTAGGACATGCTTTCGGAGTGCAATTTACTTCAACGGTGCCAGGGTCTGCAGATGACCCGTTAGTTACAAAAGGGTATGTTGACGAACAGATGGCAAAATTCGCGACAAATTTTGAACAATTGGAGCAGGAATACCGACAGAAGCTAAATGATGTACTAGTTGGTGGAGTTGGTGAAGTGGGCGGCAATGAGCTTATCGTAGTAGAGTTATTTCCTGGTGATGTATTAAAGGCAAAGGCTGGAACTGAGCTAATTGTACGTACGGGCAGAACGCATATAGTTGCAGGAGAAAATGGTATACCAGATGTAACTGCTGGTAAGGACCTGGCAGCTAATACGCTTGTTCCTCTGAATCATCAACTAATAGTACCTAGGGACGATGGTAGAGGTATTAAATCTGACCCAAGTTCTGCATCGCCTGTGTTCGTAATGGTTCGTGGTGGTTATGATATTACCCGAGCGCAATAGCAGACGGTTAGATAGTTGGACAGTTGGTTAGTTGGAAAGTGGAAAGTTGAAAGTTTACGGAAATTCGACAATATAGGATATTTATTGACAATAAGGGATAAATACATTAATATAAGCGCGTATATGAGAAAACTTCAACTTTCGTTTAGATACGAATAATAGTGGAGGAATAAGTTTAGAGGGGGCTGTATAATGGCTGAAAAGCGCAGATTTTTATTTACATCAGAATCAGTAACAGAAGGTCATCCAGATAAAATGTGTGACCAGATTTCTGATGCTGTACTAGATGCAATTTTTGCTGAGGATCCAAATGCTCGTGTTGCTTGTGAAACTTCAACAACTACGGGACTTATTTTAGTAGCAGGTGAAATAACCACATCATGCTATGTAGACATACCAAAAATTGTTCGAAGTACTATTAAAGAAATTGGTTATAATAGCGATTTCTACTTTGATGGTGACACCTGTGCTGTATTGACAGCAATCGATGAGCAATCTCCAGATATCGCTATGGGTGTTGACAAAGCATTAGAAGCAAAGGAAGGCCTAATGTCTGATGCAGAAATCGAGGCGATTGGTGCTGGTGACCAAGGCTTAGTATTTGGTTTTGCTTGTGATGAAACAGAGGTACTTATGCCGCTACCTATATATTTAGCGCACAATTTATCTCGTCGTCTGTCAGAAGCTCGCAAAAGTGGTCAACTAACTTACTTAGGGCCAGACGGTAAGACACAGGTAACTGTTGAATATGATGGGGACAAGCCAGTTCGCATAGATGCTATCGTTGTTTCTACACAGCATAGGGAAGAGGTTACCCTTGAGCAAATTAAGAAAGATATCCGTGAACACGTTATTGACCCAATAATTCCAGCGGATTTAATAGATGATAACACTAAGTTCTTTATTAACCCAACTGGTCGCTTCGTAATTGGTGGGCCAGTAGGAGATGCAGGATTAACAGGCCGTAAGATCATTGTTGATACATATGGAGGCTATGCTCGTCACGGTGGTGGAGCATTCTCTGGTAAGGATCCAACGAAGGTTGACCGTTCCGCGGCATATGCGGCACGTTATGTAGCTAAGAATATTGTAGCAGCAGGTATTGCCACTAAGTGTGAAGTGCAAATCGCTTATGCAATAGGTGTTGCGCAGCCGATGTCAGTAATGGTTGATACATTTGGCACGGGTAAAGTTGCGGATGAGCAACTAACTGATTTAGTGTACAAGCATTTTGACCTACGACCTGCAGGTATCATCAAAATGTTAGATTTACGCCGTCCGATATATAGAAATACAGCAGCCTATGGTCACTTCGGCCGCAACGATTTAAATCTTCCATGGGAAAAGACAGACAAGGCTGAGATATTAAAAAAGGAAGCGGGAATCTAAGCTTCTTTCTATGAAAAACACAAAACCACTCTGAAGTGCAAACTTTGGAGTGGTTTTTTTACTGCGTTTGTAGGGGAGTGCTTGAAACGGGATTAGCTCACTATCAAGGCTTCCGGCTTTGAAATTGCTAAGTTCGATTCCCTATAGCTTCTAACTCGCAAACTACGCTCAGACACAGAAGCTATTGACGGGATTCTTCACTAAGCAATTTTAGCAAATCCTCCAGCAAAGATTGTTCCGCCAATCCCATCCCAAGCACTCACATAAACTGTTAAGCTTTTTAATCAGTGAAGTGTAAGTTGGGTTGAAGTTTAGGGATGCAGTCATTGTACTAAAGATGCTTTAGTAGCTGTTACTGCTGAATAGAGGGTGCGGTGTCGATGAGCGAACTTTGGCGGAAGCTTTTACGGGTGCTTGGCGAAGGGTTGGCATAGAGTTTCCGCGTGTTTGACCAGAGGGAGTTGTGGAACTCGCCAAGCCGAGCTTAGCACTCGTTAAGCTGTAGCTGTAGTGAGTGAATTGATATCGCGCCCTCTATTTTGAATCTTCTCACAAAAACGCAACGCCCTACTCCTCGAGCAACCCCAGCGCCAAATCCGCACTTTTAAGAGCTACGGACTTAACTTCTTCAATTTTTTCTTTTATATATCGCTGCGCTGACTCTAGATTTTCAATCTTATGTTCGATATCCTGCATTAACATATCATAGTCTAAGTTTTCCACGTGTTGTGGAGTTGGATAATCTAAACTCTCTACAAATCGGTCTATTTTTGGGTCATAGGAGATTGCGGTAAAAGGAACTCCAAGAATCCCTGCTAAAATTACTGCGTGTAGGCGCATGCCAATCATAAAGTCAACGTTACCAATCATACTAATAACTTCACGATAATTCATATGTTTTTTGTCAATTAAAATAGCTTGATTACGGTACTGCATTTTCCCGATTAACTCCTGGGATGGAGCGATATCCATTGGGTGGTGCATAGGTATAAATACGACCTTCCAGCCTTGTTCAATCAATGTATCTGCTGTCTTTGCAACCGATTGCAAATAGGCCCGTTCTTTTCGCCAAATTCGAATAGAAATTGCAGCAATTTTATCTTTTTTAGGTATTAAACCGTATTTTTTGAAAATGTTTTCACCAATTGTGAGGTCTATCTGTTTTGGATCCATGGCTAGCGCAGGGTCTGCTGTAAGATACATAGGTGGCGTGTGAATCCCCATGTTTTGTAGCTCAAGTAAAGATTTATAGTCCCTAACAGTTATTATGTCGACCTTGTTAGCTATGTATTTCATTAAATACTTACTTATTGAATGATTAATTGGCCCTATACCCTGTGCGTAGAAGGCTATAGGTTTGCCGAATCGTTTTGCGAGCCAGGCAATCCCCAAGTAATATATAACACTCCGCGGACTTGTGACGTCTTGTAGTAAGCTGCCACCGCCCATAATAAGTAAATCACAGGCTCGTAGTTGCTTGCGGATTTCTTTGAGTGACCATCGATTATAAGCCTCAATTTTAAACAACTCAGATGTAATCTTTGGCTGGTTCGATAGCACAGCTAACTCAAGGTTGCCTGTATTAGAGCTACGTTTATATTCCTGCTGTAGGGCGGTTATAATACCCTCTAAGACGGTGTCGTCACCAGTGTTATTAAACCCATAATATCCTGAAATTAATATGCGTGGCATGATTTGCCTCCAAATTTAAAATAAATGTTAATGAAAATATTAGTAAAAAGCGTAACTTTTTTAGCTTAAATTACGTATTCAGTATATCAATTGTTTAACAATATGGAAAGTATGATTGCAAGCTATGAAGGAATGAGATAAAATATGACTGTTGAATGCAACTTAGAGGTACGTTAAAGGAGAAACTAAAATGACAAGAACTAATGGGAAACGAAAAAAAATAAATAAAGTAACACTGATAGTTTTAAGTGTGGTAATAACCCTAGGGTTAGTAATTGGTGGAACAGCTATGTGGGGAGTTAATAAGTTTAGAGATTTAGCAGGAGGTATGTACGAACCACTACCAAATGGTCAAGATTCACAATCAGGCAAACAAAATAAAGCAAAAGCCAATGAATTAGAAGGATTTCATATATTGATACTTGGTGTTGATTCTCGTGATGGAGGAGCCGCTAGGTCTGATACAGTTATGATAGCAACTGTAAACCCTCATTTGGAGGAAATTATGTTGACGTCACTTCCTCGTGATACCTATGTAGCAGTGCAAGGTAGAGGTAATACAAAGCTTAATCATGCTATGGCATACGGAGGTGTGCCCCTAGCAAAGGAAACAGTAGAACGTTTTCTAGGTATAAAAGTTGATCATTATTTGACAATAGATTTCAATGGCTTCCAGGATGCCATTGATGTCCTTGGTGGAGTATATATCGATGTGGAAAGACCGATGCGCTATTACGACCCAACAGATGGTACGAATATAAATATCAGAGCAGGTTATCAACTGCTAGATGGCAAGAATGCCTTAGACTACGTGCGTTATCGCAGTGATGCGGAAGCGGATTTTGGACGAATTCGCAGGCAGCAGGACTTTATTCGTGCAGTAGCAGAGCGCGCAACAACTTTTACCCAAGTTACAAGGGTTATTCCGTTTGTAGAATCAGCTAGTAAAGGTGTCCGTACAGATATTCATCCTTCAAATATCGAGGCGCTTGTAAGAAAGTTTTTTGGAGTCCGTGGTACTTCTATTCACTCTATGGAGATTGAGAGCAGAAGTTATATAGGAACTGATGGACTATGGTACGTGGAAATCAAGCAAGCAGAACGAAACCGTATTGGCAGAGCCCTAGATGAATTTAAAAATAAAAAGCCAGACAAAGCTTTGATGGAACAAAACAACAGTCAGAAAAATGATCAAGAAAGTGCAGCCAGTGCATAAAGGAGCGGCTTTTATATGAAAGAATTAATCCCAAAGGTACGCATTCTCGATATTCCCTTCTCAGTCATGGGTATGGATGAGACAGTACGATACTGTGATGAATTAATTCAATCGAAGACACCGCACCATATAATAACAGCAAACCCGGAAATCGTCATACTAGCTCAAGAAAATAAAGAGCTTAAGGATATAATAGAGGCAGCCCAGCTTGTTACCTGTGACGGAACAGGTGTAGTATGGGCTACACAATATACAGACTTTCCTGCAAAGGAGCGGGTGACAGGATTTGATTTAACATTACAATTATTCGCACTATGCTCTGAAAAGAACTATTCAGTATATTTTGTAGGAGCTAAACCAGAAGTTATGGAAGCAGCTATTAACGAAATTAAGAAGCAGTGGCCAAAGCTAGATATAGTAGGGCATCATCATGGATATTTTCGCGTTGGCGATGAACAGAAAACTATTGAGGATATTCAAACTAAAAAACCAGAAGTGTTATTTGTCGCATTAGGCGCACCAAGGCAGGAATTCTGGATTTCAGAGCATCTCAAAAAATTAGAGGTTCCACTAACAATTGGAGTTGGTGGTTCCTTTGATGTGTTATCGGGGACCATGAAGCGGGCTCCAGAAATTTGGCAACGCCTTCACGTCGAATGGTTATATCGACTAATTAAGCAGCCAAGTAGGTGGAGGAGGATGCTTGCCCTACCAAAATTTGCGTATTATGTGCTAAAAAGCAAAAAAATAAG
Encoded here:
- a CDS encoding efflux RND transporter permease subunit; this translates as MKISHISINRPVAITMLVIAIVILGMVSVTKLNVDLYPDLVFPMALVITSYDGASPHEVENLVTRPLEEVLGTIENLKDVQSVSQPGSSQVMIEFNWGTDMDFAVLDIRERVDMVKAMLPEDANDPMVLKLDIGAMPIQMIGLSGGHDIVQLKEVAEDVIKPRLERVPGVASVGITGGKSREIQVVVDPERLNAYGLTLSQVSQTLMSENITLPGGDIEKGTRELYVRMDGEFKSSQDISEVIFHLANGSQIKLKDFAEVKDGFRETKQVTRMNGIASIEINIFKQTDANTVQVSNQVTRALEQLINSGQLPSNMEMTPVFDQAMFIQGTIDTVIRNIIIGGVIALFVLYLFLRNFRSTLVISLAMPFAIIATFTMLYFAGQTLNMMTLGGLALGVGMMVDSAIVVLENIYRHRQLGKGNIEAAKVGASEVGLAVLAASFTTIAVFLPIVFVDGMAAQFFQALGLTVSISIFASLMVALTLIPMLASRLLKVESEQKSRKIIDAFGNLIELLTIKYKGLLRWALSRRKTVVFATLILLIASMVLVPFVGTEFIPVMDMGEMTVDITMPKGTIVDETERITNMIEEYVYGIPELDTVFTTIGASGGMDFSGATVTERANLFVKLVPLHERVRSTSEVVEELRAQVNALDIPDAEIRIREADAMGDMGAPLQIRVQGDDLDILQEIAYVVTEEVKLVDGTREVKHNMEEGRPELLMTFDRERLARYGISNNQIMTTVRTAFQGQVATRLKLAGEEIDVRVIYPEQQRQTITDLEQLSIRSQIGIEVPLYELVSIEEVTGPSQIYRQSQVRQITVESGIHGRDLGSVMNDIRDQLDQLAIPEGYHIIYGGQSEEMMSAFADLLLALILAIILVYIIMAAQFEAFTYPFIIMFSLPATFIGVVVGLFVTGRPLSVTAFIGIIMLAGIVVNNAIVLVDYINRLRAEGMDRNEAILQAGPVRLRPILMTTLTTVLALIPLAIGWGEGAEAQAPMATVVVFGLSFSTLITLVLIPVVYTLFDDLERKVRGWFIKEEGVVK
- a CDS encoding TetR/AcrR family transcriptional regulator gives rise to the protein MIQGMTKKEVREKKRREQILEAALTVFSENGFHNTKVEEIARVAGIGKGTIYEYFESKADIFKSMLLSIMQKYVEAIEGQFDTSKSSWDNIIGMVDVIFNMLESQTKIHRLIMLEHTVSLEEFTPLILKERAKKIGIINKAIIHGQQTGEFNSDLEPTIVAEVIISSIESVVGTRMIMEQEIDLQTMTEQLQAVYRKILNASP
- a CDS encoding S8 family serine peptidase, whose protein sequence is MFISRHARIITTLIMIMMVVAIPLEASHQSLADYKSLNTAASFASSDAYNYEAEPTEKVQDHWHEVIVKWKYGTNPPSIPGTKLVTKDASERLAKLAVDEGISVQDVIAFAQNFSELEYIQPNYRYKLHTAPNDPEYVQQWHHQQINMERAWDIATGNADVVIAVLDTGVDLEHPDLMPNLVPGYNIINPEQPPIDDYGHGTQVAGVLGAVGNNQLDGTGILWHTRIMPIKVLDGSGEGDDFTIGQGIRHAVRNGADIIVLSLGDRLYSKHMEEAVKLAEQEGVLLIAATGNNGSTVNYPAAFPTVLAVGASDANDRVPSYSNFGPEVDVVAPGQGIFTTTMRGQMTYNSGTSMSAPIVAGIAALILKKHPEMEPWQVRQLIRQSAVDISGQNVWNQRSGYGRVDAYQALTVTPTIDIWSPNRTWEQAKEFPQGTNINSALNGVNDIDWFYIDVRHRGKVQVPFTTEYRGISMNWYYYDKQDDQTEGQLVPIIYSPDRTLEPGRYYIRIRVNNWEEIVRSLQQKGVRQSQFETRPLRYRMEHRFEIAADRYEPNNTINQAALIDIFQTERFEQGKPFVLIEGTLHQDGDFDWYKLDLPHPGELSIEVVNSYGRMDPVLTISKTLTTNIRDYDVVDDHAHGAGEFWRGDVSAGEFYFMVADYQLRSHPIPYQVKVTFNPSYEDRWEPNDTRLDAPNIVLNQNIYAFLDGNQDRDWFTFFVEDNSNIKIELTALLPDMVMEEVGLTARVFEATRETPSYIKTVENTRHLVLEETFSQGVYYIQLLRSGNEPSVSRQVPYMLQINNLSAESTPPRLIIEEPVRDQVFSTILVPVSGISDPGALITINNREIRAGLDGSFFTEYLFEGTGIQTLRVKSTNDTGKSIERAIQVTYQPSIIFSDVITPELQQAVYYLTERNIVQGFPDGTFRPNRSLTRGEIVTLILRALNVNIDQEASGLASTPSIRDVDRNHWAFNAMKVAIDRELIIGFADQSLRPDQTVTRAQLAVMLYRAFGEEYEQELDKLQTLESNPIIRYIDVPSGHWAYQDIKKSATLGYLIGFPGQIFLPDQAATRQQVAFALFRFISDYNQ
- the metK gene encoding methionine adenosyltransferase, which codes for MAEKRRFLFTSESVTEGHPDKMCDQISDAVLDAIFAEDPNARVACETSTTTGLILVAGEITTSCYVDIPKIVRSTIKEIGYNSDFYFDGDTCAVLTAIDEQSPDIAMGVDKALEAKEGLMSDAEIEAIGAGDQGLVFGFACDETEVLMPLPIYLAHNLSRRLSEARKSGQLTYLGPDGKTQVTVEYDGDKPVRIDAIVVSTQHREEVTLEQIKKDIREHVIDPIIPADLIDDNTKFFINPTGRFVIGGPVGDAGLTGRKIIVDTYGGYARHGGGAFSGKDPTKVDRSAAYAARYVAKNIVAAGIATKCEVQIAYAIGVAQPMSVMVDTFGTGKVADEQLTDLVYKHFDLRPAGIIKMLDLRRPIYRNTAAYGHFGRNDLNLPWEKTDKAEILKKEAGI